Below is a genomic region from Bacillus marinisedimentorum.
GTTCTTCCGAATGCAGATAAAATTGTTGCCGAAGCAGTGAAACTCGTAAACGAATAACGAGCAACAGGTTAGGAGGCCGTCATGTCAGTCGAAGTGAAATTGCCGAAAACATCCGAATCAGCAGATGAAAGCTTGATTGTGTTCTGGCACGTTGAAGAAGGGGATTCCGTTGCGGAAGGCGACACGCTTGTCGAAGTCCAGACGGAAAAAGCGGTGACCGAAATTGAAGCGCCTGCCGGCGGGCTGGTAAGCCGTATCCTGAAAAAGCGTGCTGATGTGGCAAAGGAAGGTGACGTCCTTGCGGTTATTTTAACGGAGGATGACCAGCAGGTTGAGGTTACCGGGAAAGGACGGGAGGAAAGTGGAAGGCCGGCGTCTCCGGCTGCGAGTACCAGTGAAGGACAGGAGGCGAGTGCGGGTCCAGGAAAACTTAAAGCATCGCCGCGGGTGAAAAAGCTGGCGCGGGACCTCGGAGTTGACCTGGCCGCCGTTATTCCGACAGGTCCTAATGGGAAGATCACCGCGGAAGATGTGGAGAAAGCTGCTTCTCCAGGGAACGGGGCAGCGGAAACGGAGCAAGGAATGACTGGGAATTCAACCTACGAGGACAAAACAGACAGGCCGGTGCGGGCGGCTCCGTCAGTCCGTCGTCTGTCCCGGGAACTTGGCGTTGATTTGAACAAGATACAGCCATCTGGGCCTGATAACCGGGCAACGCGCCAGGATGTTGAACGGTATGTGGAGCAGCAGGGAACGAGGCAGGGAAGGAAGCCAGATACAATGCCGGAGCAGCCTGCAGATAAACAAGGAAGTCCATGGGGAAACGAACGGCATAAACCGATGACGGGGATCCGTGAAGCGATCGCCAAGGCCATGGTCCATTCGAAACAGACGATTCCGCACGTCACCCATTTCGGTGAAGCGGACGTGACCCGCCTCGTGAATCACCGTGAGGAAATGAGGGGGAATGCGGAGGAACAGGGCATAAAGCTGACATACCTGGCCTATGCCGTAAAAGCACTCGTCTCGACCCTCAAAAAGTTCCCGGTGCTGAACGCGTCCGTGAATGAGGAGCAAAATAAAATCATTTACAAAGAGTACTATAATATCGGAATCGCCGTTAACACGGAGAGAGGACTGTTTGTTCCTGTTATCCATCATGCCGATCAAAAGGATTTGTTTGACCTTGCTGCAGAGATCAGCAAGCTTGCTGATAAAGCGAGAAGCGGCAAGCTGACTGCAGCAGAAATGGAAGGCGGCACCTGCTCCATTTCTAATATAGGTTCGGCCAAAGGGGGATGGTTCACCCCGGTGATCAACCACCCGGAAGCGGCAATCCTCGGAATCGGGACGATAGAGAAAAAGCCGGTTGTCAGAGAGGACCGGATTGAAATTGCACCTGTTATGTCACTGTCGCTGAGTTATGACCACCGGATCATTGACGGAGTTGCGGCGCAGGAGGCATTGAATGAGTTGAAAGCGAGTTTGGGAAGATTCGACGGGTGACAGGCACTTGTCGAAAAATGTTTGTTATACAAAACCGGCCCACCCTTAAAATCTGGATGGACCGGTTTTGCTTTTCCTTTCGACAGGTGCCAGGCACCTGTCGAATTTCTATAGAATTCCTAGTACACTACACCACTGCAGAGTTTTCTTTGATTCGATTCAGGAATTGTTCTGTGGCGAATGCGCTCATGCCCAGGGCAGCGGAATAGATGGAGAGCTCGGAAAAGTTTATTTCCAGGTTGTCCTGGTGATATTTCAATGTGTGGGTTTCCACTGATTTATGAATTGGCTCTTTTATCCACTTTGCTGCCATCGCCAACCGATTTCCGACGATGATTTGGTCAGGATTGAACGTGTTGATCAAGTTATTGATTCCGTAGCCGAGATTCCTGCCAATGTCAGTGAAAAGGGAGGTCACCTTTTCATCACCTTGATCGGCAAGGCTTATCAATGACTCAAGCGTAAGTCCGCTATCGGATTTCAGGTTCAGCGATTGGGCTTCCTTTAGTAAAGTGTTTTCTGAAGCATACGTTTCCCAGCAGCCTTTGCTGCCGCAGCTGCATGGTTTTCCATCCCTTTCAATGATCATATGGCCGCTTTCACCTGAGAAGCCGTTTCTTCCCCGATATAGCTCTCCGTTCAGAACTAAACCGACACCAATTCCTATACCTGCAGAAATATATACTAAATTATTGAATTTGCGGCCGGCACCAAACTTTTTTTCTCCGTATGCGCCTGCATTCGCTTCATTATCCATTGTAACCGGGAGTCCGTATGCCTCTTCAATGTCATGCTTCAATTCAAAGTTTCCCCACTTGATATGGGGGACCATCAAGATTTTTCCGTTTTTGTCGACGATACCAGGCACGCCAATTCCGATTCCGACCACTCCATAGGGGCTGACAGGTGTTTCTGCAATCAGCTCCTGGATGATCCCTTTTAAGTGGTTGAGCAAATCTCCATAATTTTTAAATTGAAAAGAAGTTTGTTTTTCGGTGACCAGGCTCCCGCTCAAGTCGGTCAGTGTACCGAGGATGTAATTGACGCCGAGGTCGATGCCGATTGAGTAGCCGGCTGTCTTATTGAATAACAGCATCACAGGTCTCCTGCCGCCTTTTGATTTCCCGATCCCTGATTCATAAATAAGCTGCTCTTCAATCAAATCGCTGACAAGGGAAGAAACTGTGCCTTTATTCAATCCGCTCTTTTGGGAAATTTCCGCTCTTGAAAGGGGACCGTATTTTTTTACCATCTCCAGCACGATGCCTTTATTCAATCGTTTAACGAATTGTTGGTTTCCGGTTTCTATCATTTTTTCGCCGCCCTTACTAAAATGTTTAACTAATAAGATAATTCTATTATAAACTTAGTTTATCCAATAGACAAACTAAGTTTCTGGTGATATACTCGTTTGTGAAAACGCTTAAAAATTCAAGGGGGGACCTAAATGAAACGTATGCCTAAGTCTTTACTGATGCTATTAGTGAGTGTTGGATTGTTGTTTGCCATGACGGCCTGCGGGCAGGATACTGCAACGAATAATGGAAATTCCGGCGGTGATGGAGAAGGAGGCGGAGATGAGCAGGTTAAGATTGGTCTTGCCGTTTCTGACTTGACTTTGGAAAGGTGGCAGCATGACCGGGATATCTTTGTTGAAAAAGCAGAGGAGCTCGGTGCCGAAGTATTGGTTCAGTCTGCCAACGGTGACGATTCCAAGCAGATGGCACAGGTTCAAAACATGCTGTCTCAGGGAGTGGATGCGCTTGTCATCATTGCGAACAACTCTGATGCTCTATCCACAGTCGTTGACCAGGCCAATAAAGAAGGTGTGCCTGTTCTTGCTTATGACCGGCTGATTAACAACTCAGACGTATCGGCATATATATCATTTGATAATGTCCGCGTGGGTGAAATGCAGGCCGAGTACATAGTGGAGAAAGTGCCTGAAGGAAATTACTTCATGATGGGCGGATCCCCTACTGATAACAACGCGAAAATGTTCCGGGAAGGCCAGATGAATATTGTCCAGCCATTAGTTGACAGCGGAAAGATCAACATTGTGGGTGACCAGTGGGCAAAAGGCTGGCAAGCTTCCGAAGCCCTTAAAATCATGGAAAATGCTCTTACTGCCAATAACAATGAAATCGATGCGGTAGTCGCTTCAAATGACAGCACTGCCGGCGGTGCCATCCAGGCATTATCGGCCCAGGGAATGGCCGGGGAAGTCGCCATTTCCGGACAGGATGCTGACCTTGCAGCTGTCCAGCGAATTGTCGAAGGCACTCAATCCATGACAGTGTACAAGCCGATCAAGAATCTCGCTACCAAAGCAGCTGAAGTTGCAGTGCAGCTTGCTAAAGGGGAAGAGGCAAGTGCAGATGATACGGTTAATAACGGCAAAATCGATGTTCCGTTCATCAAATTGGATCCGGTTATGGTAGATAAAGAGAATGTAGTCGATACCGTTATTGCTGACGGGTTCCATTCCTATGATGAGGTATATAAGAACGTACCTGAAGATGAGCGCCCTCCACGTCCGGAAGGCGAATAATAATTTTGAAAAAGAGGGGGATTCCATTCCCCTTTTCTTTGTATCGGAGGTGAGGCTTCATGACGGAAATTTTACAAATGAAAGGGATTACAAAAAGGTTCCCTGGTGTAAAGGCCCTTGATAATGTCACCTTCACTGTTGAAAAGGGGGAAATCCATGCCCTTTGCGGTGAAAACGGAGCGGGCAAGTCGACATTGATGAAAGTTCTGAGTGGTGTTTATCCGAACGGCACATATGAAGGTGAAATTTTCGTAAAAGGCGAAAAAGTGGCGTTCGATTCCATCAAGGACTCACAAACAGCGGGCATTTCCATCATCTATCAGGAGTTGGCCCTGATTGAGGAAATGAGTGTTGCTGAAAATATGTATCTCGGACATGATCTGATGAGGAAAAAAATTGTGGATTGGAACGCAGTATATATGGGTGCGCAAAGAACCCTGGATTATATAGGGCTCGATATCGATCCGCAAGTGAAAGTGGGGAAGCTCACAGTCGGCCAGCAGCAGCTGGTTGAAATCGCCAAGGCGTTGACGAAAGAAACAGAAATCTTAATCCTGGACGAACCGACAGCCGCTTTGACAGAGAGCGATGTCGAGAAACTGAAAAGCATATTAGCAGATTTGAAATCCAAAGGGGTTACATGCATCTACATATCCCATAAGCTTAGTGAAGTCATGTCATTGGCTGACAAGGTCACTGTGCTGCGGGACGGCCAAACTGTAGGTACCGATCCAATCAGCGAACTGACAGAAGACAAAATCATCACCAAGATGGTCGGCAGGGAGTTGACGGAGTTATTTCCTTATGAAGAACGCCAGATTGGTGATGTTGTAATGGAAGTCATAAAGTATTCAGTGGCTGACGCCCGGCATAACCCGGTGATCAAGGATGTCAATTTCAGCTTGCATAAAGGGGAAATCCTCGGGATTTCAGGTTTGATGGGTTCGGGACGGACCGAGTTATTTACCAGCCTTTTTGGCGGCTATCCGGGTAAAAGCTGCGGAACAGTAAAGATAGAAGGAAAGCCGGCAAATATCCATCATCCGGCTGATGCCATCAAAGCAGGACTGGCTTATGTCTCCGAAGACCGCAAACGGTACGGGCTTGTTCTTGGCATGGATATTCAGAAGAACACCACACTGGCAGCCTTAAACAGCATCATGAACATGAAGTTGATTGACGCTGACCTTGAAGTTCAAAAAGCGGCGGAGATTACAAATAAAATGAAGTTAAAAGCACCGAGCCTTGAAGCGAAAGTCGGCCAGCTTAGCGGTGGAAACCAGCAAAAGGTCGTACTGAGCAAGTGGCTGCTTGCCAATCCGAAGATTTTGATCCTAGATGAACCGACAAGAGGAATTGATGTAGGTGCAAAATACGAGATTTATAAGATCATTAATGAACTTGCCCGTGAAGGGGTGGGGGTAGTCTTGATTTCTTCTGAATTGCCGGAAGTAATGGGAATGTCTGACCGTATCCTGGTGATGAGTGAAGGAGAAATGACGGGTGAATTTGTAAGGAGTGAGGCTACACAAGAAAAAATTATGGAACGTGCTACAGGAGGGACGAAACATGAACAGTCAGGTACCACCATCTGAAAATACAGCCGGAAGGCCGCCAGGATTCAAAAACTTGAAAATGAAATTCGATCTTCAGGCATACACGCTTGTCATTGCTCTGGTATTGATCGCGCTTATTTTCGGATTTTTCACTGGCGGTGAATTTTTATCATCAAGGAATCTATCAAACTTATTTACGCAAATGTCGGTTATTTCTGTGCTTGCTATCGGCATGACACTTGTCATTGTTTCAGGGCATATTGATTTATCAGTCGGATCTCTTGTCGGGCTGACGGGCGGTATCGCTGCGATTCTGCAAGTATGGTATGACTGGAACACAATCGGTGTTCTGCTTGCTGCCATTGTGGTCGGCGGCATTGCCGGGCTCTGGCAGGGTTGGTGGGTCGCATACCGTGCGGTGCCCGCTTTCATCGTCACGTTGGGCGGAATGCTCATATTCAGGGGGATTCTCGTCGGAATCAGCCAGGGAAAGACGATCGCACCCCTGGGCGACAGTTTCAAGCTGATCGGAAACAGTTATTTGCCGTACGTTATCGGTTACATTTTAGCAGCAGTAAGCGTTGTTTTTCTGTTTGTGTGGACGGCCAAAAACCGGCGGAAAAGAAAAAGCATGGGGCTGACTGTGCAGCCGGCCTTTATGGCTTTCGGAAAAGCGGCGGTATACTCCATTTTCATTCTTGGCCTTGTATACATGCTGAATCGGTATTTCGGTGTTCCGATCCCGCTGTTAATCGTATTTGTTTTGGCGGCAATCTTCATTTTCATTTCCGTTAAAACGGCATTCGGGAGATATATATACGCAATTGGCGGAAATGTGGAAGCGGCTGCATTATCCGGCATCAATATTAAAAAGAATACGCTGTATGTATTTGTCATGATGGGAGCACTGGCGGGTGTTGCTGGAATCATTTTAACAAGCAGGCTGAATGCGGCGACAGTCGGCGCCGGTGAAATGTATGAGTTGGATGCAATCGCTGCCTGTGTAATCGGGGGTACCAGCTTGATGGGCGGTAAAGGGAATATCGTCGGAGCAATTATCGGCGCGTTGATCATGGCGAGCATCGATAACGGCATGAGCATGATGAACATCGAAACATTTTGGCAGTTCATCGTAAAAGGGCTCATTCTGATCATTGCGGTCTGGATTGACATTTCAAGCAAGAAGACAGCGTAATGGCGGATAAAAAAATAGAGAGTGCAAGATTAATAGATTCTACTTTTCCGAACATAAGAAGGAGGAAGCACAATGGCATATTTCGAAAACATCAATCACATCGCTTACGAGGGAGCCCAATCCTCTAATCCGTTCTCTTTCAAACATTATAATCCGGATGAAATCATCGGCGGAAAGAAGATGAAAGACCACCTGCGTTTTGGTGTTGCGTACTGGCATACATTCACGATGGATGGGTCCGATCCGTTCGGAGCGGGGAATATGCTGCGGCCGTGGGATCACTATAGCGGAATGGATCTTGCCAAAGCCCGTGTCGAAGCAGCATTCGAATTCTTTGAAAAACTCGGTGCGCCGTTCTTCTGCTTCCATGATGTAGACATTGCTCCGGAAGGCGATACATTGAAAGAAAGCAATGATAATCTTGATCAAATCACTGCGATGATTAAGGATTATATGAAAACGAGTAACACGAAATTGTTATGGAATACGGCAAATATGTTTTCTCATCCAAGATTTGTCCATGGAGCTTCAACGTCAAACAATGCCGATGTGTTTGCCTATTCAGCTGCGAAGGTGAAAAAGGGCCTTGAGATCGCCAAAGAACTTGGCGCTGAGAACTATGTATTCTGGGGCGGGCGTGAAGGATATGAAACCCTGCTCAACACGGATATGGGGCTTGAAGTTGATAATATGGCGCGTTTCTTCCATATGGCGGTTGACTATGCAAAGCAAATCGGATTCGACGGCCAATTTCTGATTGAGCCAAAACCGAAAGAGCCGACGAAGCACCAGTATGATTTTGATGTGGCCACTGCAATGGCGTTTTTACAAAGGTATGATCTGCAAAATCATTTCAAATTCAACATTGAAGCGAACCATGCAACGCTTGCCGGCCATACGTTTGAACATGAACTCAGGGTGGCGCGGATCAACGGCATGCTCGGTTCTGTCGATGCGAACCAGGGTGACACCTTGCTTGGCTGGGATACGGACGAATTTCCTACCGATCTTTATTCCACAACACTTGCCATGTACGAAATCCTGCAAAATGGCGGGCTTGGAAAAGGCGGGCTGAACTTTGATGCGAAGGTGCGCCGCGGGTCCTTCGAAGCGGACGATTTGTTCCATGCCCATATTGCTGGAATGGACAGTTTTGCGATCGGCCTGAAAGCTGCACAGAAGATGCTTGATGAGCGTGTCCTTGAGGACTTCATCGCTGAACGCTACAGCAGCTATAATGAAGGAATCGGCCGTGATATCGTAGAAGGAAACGCGGATTTTGCGAAGCTTGAAGAACATGCGCTTAAGCTTAAGGAAATCAAAAATTCTTCCGGCCGCCTGGAATATCTGAAATCGCGGATCAACCAGGTACTTCTGAGTATATAAAATCGTTTCTGGGTGCCGGGTCATGATGCCCGGCACTTTCCGTATCTGCAGACTGCAAAGGAAGGTGATTTGATGAAATACGTAATCGGAGTCGATCTCGGCACGAGTGCAGTTAAGGCGATGCTTGTAAATCAACAGGGTGAGGTGGTCCAGGAAGAGGCGAGGTCCTACCCGTTGATTCAAGAAAAATCAGGATATAGTGAGCAGGATCCGGAAGAATGGGTGAAAAAAACGAAAGAAGCGCTTTCCAAGCTTATCGATAACTTCAATGGAAACCCGGAAAGCATAGAAGGACTCAGTTTTTCCGGCCAGATGCACGGACTTGTGCTTCTTGATAATGAAGGGAACGTGCTCCGGAACGCAATCTTGTGGAATGATACGAGGACGACCGAGCAATGTGATGAGATCTATAAGAAAGTAGGCGAGCGCCGCCTGCTGGACATTACGAAAAACCCCGCCCTCGAAGGGTTCACCCTCCCGAAATTGTTATGGGTTAATCAGCATGAACCGGAAATAATGGCGGAGGCCGAAGTGTTTTTGCTGCCGAAGGATTATCTCCGTTATCGTATGACAGGGAAAATCAACAGTGAGTATTCTGATGCTGCAGGCACATTACTGCTTAATGTCGGTAAAAAAGAGTGGAGCGGGGAGATTTGTGAGGCAGTCGGCATCAACCCTGATATGTGTCCGCCGCTTGTCGATTCACATGCTAATATAGGCAGCCTTTCCCCTGAGTTTGCTGAGGAAACAGGGCTGCCCTCTTCATTAACTATATTTGCCGGCGGTGCCGATAATGCTTGCGGTGCGATCGGTTCTGGCGTTCTTTCCGAAGGGGAAACGATGTGCAGCACCGGAACGTCCGGGGTCGTACTTTCCTATGAATCAAGGAGTGATCAGGATTTTGGAGGCAAAGTCCATTACTTCAACCATGGGGATGCAGACGCCTTTTACACAATGGGTGTTACGCTTGCTGCAGGTTACAGCCTTTCCTGGTTCAAAGACAAGTTTGCTCCGGAGGAAAGCTATGATGAATTGCTGGAAGCAGCCGGGAAAGTTCCGCCGGGTGCCAACGGCCTGCTTTTCACACCATACATCGCGGGTGAACGGACACCGCATGCCGATGCAGCAATCCGCGGCAGTTTCATCGGGATGGATGCTTCGCATGAAAAAAAGCATTTCACAAGGGCGGTATTGGAAGGAATCACTTTTTCACTGGCGGAGTCACTCGAAATTTTCCGCAATAATGGGAAAATCATTGAGACGATCGTATCAATCGGCGGCGGTGCAAAAAGTGAAACATGGCTGCAGCTTCAGGCAGATATGTTCGATGCCGACATTGTTAAGCTGAAGAGTGAGCAGGGTCCTGGCATGGGGGCGGCCATGCTCGCGGCATATGGGGCAGGGTGGTTCGATTCTTTGAAGGAATGCGCGGATGAATTTATTCACGTGCAGAAGATCTATTCACCTGATAAAAAGAAGGTAGTTGTTTATAAGAAACTGTTTAAGATTTACCAGGAAGTTTATACGCAGACAAAACCATTAAATGATGCATTAAAGCCGTTCAGGAACTAATTATGCATAAACAGCACCTTAGAAGAATCGATTATACGTTTCGCCAGGGTGCTGTTTTTAAAATGGGAGGGGTACGATGCAAACCATCCGCTGGGGTGTTTTAAGTACAGCAAATATTGCACTGACAAAGCTGATACCGGCCATGCAGCAGGCCGAGCATACGGAAGTGCTCGCCATTTCCAGTTTGAGCGGAAAAGCGAAAGATACTGCGCAGGAACTGGGCATTCACCGGGCATACGATCGTTATGAAGAGCTGCTGAATGACCCGGATATTGATGCGGTTTATATTCCGCTTCCGAATCACCTGCACAAAAACTGGGTGGAAGAAGCCGCCCGGCATGGAAAACATGTGCTCTGCGAAAAGCCGGCGGGCCTTACATCCTCAGAAGTCCAGGAAATGGCGGCTGTGTGCCATGAGCATGACGTCATTTTCATGGAAGCCTTTATGTATCAATTCCATCCACAGCATGAACGGGTGCGGGAAATTATCGATTCAGGTGAAATCGGAGAAGTTAAATTGATTAAGGCAAGCTTCTCATTCTATCTTGACAATCCTGATCAAAATATCCGCATGTATCCTGCCAAAGGCGGAGGA
It encodes:
- a CDS encoding 2-oxo acid dehydrogenase subunit E2, whose product is MSVEVKLPKTSESADESLIVFWHVEEGDSVAEGDTLVEVQTEKAVTEIEAPAGGLVSRILKKRADVAKEGDVLAVILTEDDQQVEVTGKGREESGRPASPAASTSEGQEASAGPGKLKASPRVKKLARDLGVDLAAVIPTGPNGKITAEDVEKAASPGNGAAETEQGMTGNSTYEDKTDRPVRAAPSVRRLSRELGVDLNKIQPSGPDNRATRQDVERYVEQQGTRQGRKPDTMPEQPADKQGSPWGNERHKPMTGIREAIAKAMVHSKQTIPHVTHFGEADVTRLVNHREEMRGNAEEQGIKLTYLAYAVKALVSTLKKFPVLNASVNEEQNKIIYKEYYNIGIAVNTERGLFVPVIHHADQKDLFDLAAEISKLADKARSGKLTAAEMEGGTCSISNIGSAKGGWFTPVINHPEAAILGIGTIEKKPVVREDRIEIAPVMSLSLSYDHRIIDGVAAQEALNELKASLGRFDG
- a CDS encoding ROK family transcriptional regulator, giving the protein MIETGNQQFVKRLNKGIVLEMVKKYGPLSRAEISQKSGLNKGTVSSLVSDLIEEQLIYESGIGKSKGGRRPVMLLFNKTAGYSIGIDLGVNYILGTLTDLSGSLVTEKQTSFQFKNYGDLLNHLKGIIQELIAETPVSPYGVVGIGIGVPGIVDKNGKILMVPHIKWGNFELKHDIEEAYGLPVTMDNEANAGAYGEKKFGAGRKFNNLVYISAGIGIGVGLVLNGELYRGRNGFSGESGHMIIERDGKPCSCGSKGCWETYASENTLLKEAQSLNLKSDSGLTLESLISLADQGDEKVTSLFTDIGRNLGYGINNLINTFNPDQIIVGNRLAMAAKWIKEPIHKSVETHTLKYHQDNLEINFSELSIYSAALGMSAFATEQFLNRIKENSAVV
- the xylA gene encoding xylose isomerase is translated as MAYFENINHIAYEGAQSSNPFSFKHYNPDEIIGGKKMKDHLRFGVAYWHTFTMDGSDPFGAGNMLRPWDHYSGMDLAKARVEAAFEFFEKLGAPFFCFHDVDIAPEGDTLKESNDNLDQITAMIKDYMKTSNTKLLWNTANMFSHPRFVHGASTSNNADVFAYSAAKVKKGLEIAKELGAENYVFWGGREGYETLLNTDMGLEVDNMARFFHMAVDYAKQIGFDGQFLIEPKPKEPTKHQYDFDVATAMAFLQRYDLQNHFKFNIEANHATLAGHTFEHELRVARINGMLGSVDANQGDTLLGWDTDEFPTDLYSTTLAMYEILQNGGLGKGGLNFDAKVRRGSFEADDLFHAHIAGMDSFAIGLKAAQKMLDERVLEDFIAERYSSYNEGIGRDIVEGNADFAKLEEHALKLKEIKNSSGRLEYLKSRINQVLLSI
- a CDS encoding sugar ABC transporter permease; its protein translation is MNSQVPPSENTAGRPPGFKNLKMKFDLQAYTLVIALVLIALIFGFFTGGEFLSSRNLSNLFTQMSVISVLAIGMTLVIVSGHIDLSVGSLVGLTGGIAAILQVWYDWNTIGVLLAAIVVGGIAGLWQGWWVAYRAVPAFIVTLGGMLIFRGILVGISQGKTIAPLGDSFKLIGNSYLPYVIGYILAAVSVVFLFVWTAKNRRKRKSMGLTVQPAFMAFGKAAVYSIFILGLVYMLNRYFGVPIPLLIVFVLAAIFIFISVKTAFGRYIYAIGGNVEAAALSGINIKKNTLYVFVMMGALAGVAGIILTSRLNAATVGAGEMYELDAIAACVIGGTSLMGGKGNIVGAIIGALIMASIDNGMSMMNIETFWQFIVKGLILIIAVWIDISSKKTA
- the xylB gene encoding xylulokinase, translating into MKYVIGVDLGTSAVKAMLVNQQGEVVQEEARSYPLIQEKSGYSEQDPEEWVKKTKEALSKLIDNFNGNPESIEGLSFSGQMHGLVLLDNEGNVLRNAILWNDTRTTEQCDEIYKKVGERRLLDITKNPALEGFTLPKLLWVNQHEPEIMAEAEVFLLPKDYLRYRMTGKINSEYSDAAGTLLLNVGKKEWSGEICEAVGINPDMCPPLVDSHANIGSLSPEFAEETGLPSSLTIFAGGADNACGAIGSGVLSEGETMCSTGTSGVVLSYESRSDQDFGGKVHYFNHGDADAFYTMGVTLAAGYSLSWFKDKFAPEESYDELLEAAGKVPPGANGLLFTPYIAGERTPHADAAIRGSFIGMDASHEKKHFTRAVLEGITFSLAESLEIFRNNGKIIETIVSIGGGAKSETWLQLQADMFDADIVKLKSEQGPGMGAAMLAAYGAGWFDSLKECADEFIHVQKIYSPDKKKVVVYKKLFKIYQEVYTQTKPLNDALKPFRN
- a CDS encoding Gfo/Idh/MocA family protein; the protein is MQTIRWGVLSTANIALTKLIPAMQQAEHTEVLAISSLSGKAKDTAQELGIHRAYDRYEELLNDPDIDAVYIPLPNHLHKNWVEEAARHGKHVLCEKPAGLTSSEVQEMAAVCHEHDVIFMEAFMYQFHPQHERVREIIDSGEIGEVKLIKASFSFYLDNPDQNIRMYPAKGGGSLYDVGSYCLHVIRKFGNGRVLDVTARASFDLKYEVDTSAAGVITFETGVLGVFDCSFELNFRHEYEIAGSKGSIKVPRAFRPDVHDGEGIILVEAGGKVREEKVKGDQYRLEVEHFSQTIREKGIPFYSAEETLENMKLIDACYHSIKNHAT
- the xylF gene encoding D-xylose ABC transporter substrate-binding protein, which produces MKRMPKSLLMLLVSVGLLFAMTACGQDTATNNGNSGGDGEGGGDEQVKIGLAVSDLTLERWQHDRDIFVEKAEELGAEVLVQSANGDDSKQMAQVQNMLSQGVDALVIIANNSDALSTVVDQANKEGVPVLAYDRLINNSDVSAYISFDNVRVGEMQAEYIVEKVPEGNYFMMGGSPTDNNAKMFREGQMNIVQPLVDSGKINIVGDQWAKGWQASEALKIMENALTANNNEIDAVVASNDSTAGGAIQALSAQGMAGEVAISGQDADLAAVQRIVEGTQSMTVYKPIKNLATKAAEVAVQLAKGEEASADDTVNNGKIDVPFIKLDPVMVDKENVVDTVIADGFHSYDEVYKNVPEDERPPRPEGE
- a CDS encoding xylose ABC transporter ATP-binding protein; amino-acid sequence: MTEILQMKGITKRFPGVKALDNVTFTVEKGEIHALCGENGAGKSTLMKVLSGVYPNGTYEGEIFVKGEKVAFDSIKDSQTAGISIIYQELALIEEMSVAENMYLGHDLMRKKIVDWNAVYMGAQRTLDYIGLDIDPQVKVGKLTVGQQQLVEIAKALTKETEILILDEPTAALTESDVEKLKSILADLKSKGVTCIYISHKLSEVMSLADKVTVLRDGQTVGTDPISELTEDKIITKMVGRELTELFPYEERQIGDVVMEVIKYSVADARHNPVIKDVNFSLHKGEILGISGLMGSGRTELFTSLFGGYPGKSCGTVKIEGKPANIHHPADAIKAGLAYVSEDRKRYGLVLGMDIQKNTTLAALNSIMNMKLIDADLEVQKAAEITNKMKLKAPSLEAKVGQLSGGNQQKVVLSKWLLANPKILILDEPTRGIDVGAKYEIYKIINELAREGVGVVLISSELPEVMGMSDRILVMSEGEMTGEFVRSEATQEKIMERATGGTKHEQSGTTI